Sequence from the Xenorhabdus nematophila ATCC 19061 genome:
AGTTTTGGATAAATCTTTCGGTGCACCTGTAATCACTAAAGATGGCGTATCTGTAGCACGTGAAATCGAATTGTAAGACAAATTCGAGAACATGGGTGCGCAGATGGTGAAAGAAGTCGCCTCTAAAGCAAATGATGCAGCAGGCGATGGTACTACGACTGCAACCGTACTGGCTCAAGCAATCGTAATCGAAGGTCTGAAAGCTGTTGCTGCTGGCATGAACCCAATGGATCTGAAACGCGGTATTGATAAAGCGGTTGTTTCTGCTGTTGAAGAATTGAAAAAACTGTCCGTACCTTGCTCTGATTCCACTGCCATTGCGCAGGTTGGTACAATCTCTGCAAACTCCGACGAAACTGTTGGTAAGTTGATCGCAGAAGCGATGGACAAAGTCGGCAAAGAAGGTGTAATCACCGTTGAAGAAGGTACTGGTCTGGAAGACGAGCTGGCCGTCGTTGAAGGTATGCAGTTCGACCGCGGTTACCTGTCTCCTTATTTCATCAACAAACCAGAATCAGGTTCTGTTGAACTGCAAAACCCATACATCCTGTTGGGTTGACAAGAAAATCTCCAACATCCGTGAAACTGCTGCCAGTTTCTGGAAGGTGTGGCCAAGGCAAGCAAGCCTCTGGTTATCATCGCTGAAGATGTTGAAGGTGAAGCGCTGGCAACTCTGGTTGTTAACAACATGCGCGGCATCGTGAAAGTTGCTTCAGTTAAAGCACCAGGTTTTGGTGACCGTCGTAAAGCAATGTTGCAGGATATCGCTACTTTGACCAACGGTACTGTTATCTCTGAAGAGATCGGTCTGGAGTTGGAAAAAGCAACTCTGGAAGATCTGGGTCAGGCTAAACGCGTTGTTATCAACAAAGACACCACAACCATCATTGATGGTGTTGGTGAAGAAGGCGCAATTGCTGCTCGTGTGACTCAAATCCGTCAGCAAATCGAAGAATCCACTTCTGACTATGACCGTGAAAAACTGCAAGAGCGTGTAGCTAAACTGGCAGGCGGTGTTGCTGTCATCAAAGTTGGCGCAGCAACTGAAGTTGAAATGAAAGAAAAACGTGCACGTGTTGACGATGCTCTGCACGCAACTCGCGCAGCGGTAGAAGAAGGCGTTGTTGCGGGCGGTGGTGTTGCACTGGTTCGTGTTGCCAGCGCTATCTCTGGTCTGACTGGTGAAAATGAAGATCAGAACGTAGGTATCCGTGTTGCAATGCGTGCAATGGAAGCGCCAATGCGTCAGATCGTAGACAACTCAGGTGAAGAACCCTCTGTTGTTGTAAACAACGTGAAAGCAGGTGAAAACAACTACGGTTATAATGCTACCACTGAACAGTACGGCGACATGATCGAAATGGGTATCCTGGACCCAACCAAAGTAACCCGTTCTGCACTGCAATTCGCAGCGTCTATCGCTGGCCTGATGATCACCACTGAAGCCATGGTGACTGACCTGCCTAAAGATGACAAAGCTGACTTAGGTGCAGCTGGTGGCATGGGCGGTATGGGTGGAATGGGCGGCATGATGTGATGCTGTTCATCCTGCCGATGGAATGACCCATCCGATAGGATAAAAACTTTGAAGGCGAGCAGAAAAAATTGCTCGCCTTTTTATTTTTTTATCTTAATTGAATTCAAAAGGGTATATTTATCATTGCGGTAGAAATTCCTATAACCAATGAGGAAAGATATGCGAATTAAAATTTGGCTTGGTGCGTCAGTATTGTTGCTGGCAGGTTGTACAACAAATCATCAATTAACGTCTGCGGGCGCTAATGTACGTTTTGTGGAAAGCCAGCCGGGCAGTGAATGCCAGCGATTGGGTGAGGTTGTTGGTACTCAGAGTAACTGGCTCAACGGTGTCAGTAATGAAAGCAGTTCTATGCGCAGTGCTGCCAATGATTTACGCAATAAAGCGGCAGAAATTGGTGGAAACGTCATTTATGGCGTGAACAGCCCATCAGAGAATCTGTTGGGCAGTTTTGTTCCTCTTGATAGCAAAATGATTGGTCAGGTCTATAAATGCCCGTAGACGTTAATAATCCCCGTGGATAAAACTGTGTGAAAAATCGATGGGGTCAGTACCCAATCAATCTGGGCAAGGCTCAGAAAAAACGTAGTGAAACATCAGCTGCAAAGCATCATGAATGACATATACGTTTGGTTTCTGTGCGCTGCCCATTCCTAAAGCTCTTAAAAGAGAGTGTTTCTTGAAAGAGAGTATTGGCGAATCAGTGATTGGCAGGCAGGATAAATATCACTAGCTTTGTTTCAATCCTAAATCCAGCGGTGTCTTACTTGGTTCACCACCAATCTCCCTTGTCAGGCGTGGAACCAAATAACCAGATACTTTCGACAATAATTCCCGCATGATAATTTTTGCTTCTTCATCATTGACCAAAAAATGGGCAGCGCCTTGAACTTTATCCAGTACATGGATGTAGTAAGGCAAAATGCCCGTGTCGAATAACACATTACTTAAATCAGCCAGAGTCTCTGCATTATCATTGATATCACGCAGAAATACACTTTGATTCAAAAGTGTCACACCAGCCTGTTTCAGCCGCGTCATACTTCCCCGGAACTCATTATCAATTTCATTTGCATGATTAATATGAGTCACCATGATCACCTGCAAATGGGACTGTGCTAAACGGTTACACAGTGCAAGCGTGATTCTTTCTGGGATCACAACCGGTAAGCGCGTATGGATCCGCAATCGCTTAACGTGTGGAATAGATTCAATCCGGCTGATTAACCAATCCAGTTCATGGTCTTTTGCCATAAGTGGATCACCTCCGGAGAAGATAATTTCATCAATCTCAGGATGTTGCCCGATATAATCCAATGCGAGTTGCCAGTTATTTTTATTGCCTTTGTTATCTTCATAAGGAAAATGACGGCGGAAGCAATAACGACAATTGACCGCGCATCCCCCTTTGACTAATAACAGCGCCCGATTGCGGTATTTGTGCAATAGGCCGGGAACGACACTGCGCTGTTCATCCAGTGGATCGGTGGAAAAATCCGGCGTTACAGCAAACTCTTCCCGTGCAGTCAGAACCTGCAATAGCAGGGGATCGCGGGGATCACCCTTTTTCATTCGTGCTGCAAACGATCTTGGCACACGCAGAGGAAACAACCGCTTTGCTCCATGACCTTCTTTCAGAATGGAATGCGTGTTTAGGGACAATAAGTGTAACAATTCATCGGGATCAGTAATAACATCCGCAAGTTGTTTTAGCCAGACTTCTCTGACAGGGGGAATATGGGTTATAATATGTGCCATTTTTTGGCTATGCCATTTTGTTAAAAATTAGAGGATCACCATGGCTACTTATAGTACCAATGAATTCCGTTCAGGTCTTAAAATCATGTTAGATGGCGAGCCGTGCGCTATTCTGGACAGTGAATTTGTTAAACCAGGTAAAGGTCAGGCATTTGCCCGTGTTCGTATCCGTAAACTGATTTCTGGTAAATTACTGGAAAAAACTTTTAAATCAACAGATTCTGTTGAAAGTGCAGATGTTATGGATATGAACCTGACTTATTTGTATAACGACGGTGAATTCTGGCATTTCATGAACAACGAGACTTTCGAGCAGTTAGCTGCGGATGAGAAAGCCGTTGGTGAAAATGCAAAATGGCTGATCGATCAGGCAGAATGTATTCTGACTCTGTGGAATGGCCGTCCGATTGCGGTAATGCCACCAAACTTCGTTGAGCTGGAAGTGGTTGAGACCGATCCGGGTCTGAAAGGGGATACCGCAGGTACTGGTGGTAAACCAGCAACTTTGAGCACTGGTGCAGTCGTAAAAGTACCTCTGTTTGTACAAATCGGTGAAGTGATTAAAGTTGATACCCGTTCTAATGAATACGTTTCTCGCGTGAAATAACCGAGTTTTGTTATTCTAGAAAAACCGCGTTCTCTTTGTTTAGAGATTGCGGTTTTTTGTTGTGTACGAGCAGACGTTCTCATTGAAGCAATCAACTTGGATAGCTATAATTTACTTTCATTTCTTATCGTTATTCGGGACGACCCGGATAAACGCCATCTCATCGGGGACGTCCCCATCTGTCATCAAATAAAGGGAAAGGCATGTCTTGGTTGATCCTTCTTATTGCTGGTTTATTGGAAGTCGTTTGGGCGGTAGGCTTAAAATACACCCAAGGTTTTTCACGTTTAATGCCGAGTGTCATTACCATCATAGCGATGGCCGCCAGTGTGGGATTACTGGCTTATGCCATGAAAAATTTACCGACGGGCACTGCATATGCAGTGTGGACAGGTATTGGTGCCGTGGGAACGGCAATTTTCGGCATCATGGTACTGGGAGAATCAGCTAATTTTGCCAGAGTACTGAGTCTGGGGTTAATTGTCTTGGGGATTATCGGCTTGAAGTTGGCGAGCTGATTAATGAACCCAGCATGGTGCTGGGTTCTATTTATAATTATTTTCCTTCATATCGTGAAGGCCAGATATCTTCTGGCGTGAGTTCCAGAGCTGTCGCAATAAGACGCTCGCCTTTTGGCCAGTGACGTTGCAAGGCATTGGCAAGTGTTGATGATGCTAACCCTGCTGCCCGTGAGACTTCTGACAATGTTGTTCCACGCTTTTTCAACTCAGCGATAATATCGGCGGAGTGCCAGTCTTGTTTTTCCATTTTTAAGATCTCCAATTATCTATAATTTTTTCAATTAAAAAGTGGATCATTAATAAGTAGACTATAAGTCACACATCATAGCATAACTCAGATTGAAACGTGACTCATAGTCCGTGGTCGGATAAGTAACACGAATCGATACTTATCGGATGAAAAAATCGAACAACATAAGATCCCTTTTTGGACAAAGAATTAGATATCTCAGAAAAGAAGCAGGGATGTCACAGGAAGCTTTTGCCGATAAATGTGGATTGGACAGAACCTATGTCAGCGGTATTGAACGCGGTGTGAGAAATCCTACCTTAGAAATCATTTATGTCATCGCCAATGGATTGCAGATTGAACTCAATGAGTTATTTGATTTTGAAACGATTTCTCCTCCTCTTTAAATCCAAATGGGGTAAGAAAAAATTCAGGTAACCGGCGGTAAAAGTAAGTTTAACTAAAACTCATGCCATCAGATATATCCCTTATCTTTTAAGTTACGGCCAATAAAGCGGTAGAAAGATAAGGGATACCTTCATTTTTTATGTAGTGCGGTTCTGACGGGGAATCGATGAGTTGGATAGAAAGCATAAACCTGTTTATTCAAGTCAGGAAGCTGTTTCACCCATGTTTTTTAAGGCATTAATGATGAGTTGCCAAAACCTAGCATGATCCAATGTAACGGCTACTTGAGTATGGCAATCTTCTGGTGGAGGCATGCGGAAATCTACCACTGTCATTCCAGTTGTTAAGGCCCCTGTCAGTTCGATATCAATGGGAGCTTTTCGGGTCGTCATAACGGTAGGATCGATGACATAAGCAACTGCGCAGGGATCATGTACGGGAGGGTAACCGAATCCTTGGTGTTCACGATATCTGTCGCCATAAAATTTCAGTGCATCTAAAACAAATTGAGCAGGGCGCGTTTTAATCTGGCTGATTGCCTCAATAATATCAGGCGCTGCTTGAGCTTGGTGAGTCAGGTCTAAACCGACCATCGTCAGAGGCCATTTCTCATTAAAAACAATATGTGCAGCCTCTGGATCGATAACTATATTGAATTCAGCAACAGCGCTCCGGTTACCTTTGTGATACCCGCCTCCCATCAATACAATTTCCTTGACCCGCTCAACAATATAGGGTGCTTTGCGTGCGGCCATCGCGATATTTGTCAACCCCGCAGTCGGAACCAGGGTGACGGTTTTAGGCGGATTTTCCATGATGATATCAATAATTAAATCAACTGCATGACGAGCATCCAGCTTTATTGCGGGTTCAGGCAAGATAGGGCCATCCAGACCACTTTCACCATGAATATCCGGCGCAGTTTTGATCTCCCGTACAAGCGGCCGATGACATCCTGCTGCAAAGGGAACATTGTGAATATTGGCAATGTGGGCAATACAGAGCGCATTGCGGGTGACTTTGTCCAATGTTTGGTTGCCAACGACAGTAGTAACTGCCAACAACTCAATATTAGGATCTCCGTGGGCAAGTAAGAGAGCAATGGCATCATCATGCCCGGGATCGCAATCAAGGATAATTTTCTTGGGTAGCATATTTGCTCCTTTCAGTGCGGATATATGTACAACTTTCCACTCTCAGAATAATTCACCATAGAAAAAAATTCCTTAGCAGATCATCACAAAACAATAATGCAAAAATACAAACTGTTAATTAAGCATTGCTTATTTGTGATTTAATTAACATATAAATGATAAATGATTTGAGCATTTTAAGTACATATGTTTCATATATGTATGATTCAAGGAATGTGTAGATAGCTGATTCACGAATTATCATTAACTTATTAATATTATATGTTTATTACTTTGTTAATACGCCTGAATAACCCATATTCAACAAATGTGATAAATGCCCCTGAAACACAGAATAGCGAGTTTATTGGCTGTCATTATCAGGGGATAAAACAGATGCTCACGGGGTATAACATGAATAATCAAATAGATTCATTAACATACTATGCGGCAACTAAAAAATATGATCTTCGCTTTCCAATGCTGACAGAAGATTTGGATGTTGATGTTGTTATCATTGGCGGCGGTTTCTCTGGTATCAATACAGCGTTGGAACTGGCTGAAAAAGGCATCACCAATATTGCTATTCTGGAAGGGCGTACGTTGGGATATGGCGGTACGGGCCGCAATGGTGGTCAAGTGATGACGGGGATTGGTCATAATATAGAGAAGATCAAGCGCCATATTGGTGAAAAAGGTTTAGAAACCGTATTTAAAATCAGTAGCCTGGGGGCAGGGATCATTCGGGATCGGATCGCCAAATATGATATCAAGGCTGATTTTTGCCGTGGTTATGCTTATCTTGGCTGGAACCAACGCCATGAAAAAACATTGCAAGGTTGGCTGAAAGAGTTTTGCTCGGCTTTACCCGATGAAGAAATCGAACTTTATACCGGTGCTGATGTTAAAAAAGTCATCGGTTCAGATCGCTATACCAGTGCATTAAAACATATGGGAGGCGGGCATGTTCATTCACTCAACCTGTTGCTGGGTGAAGCCAAAGCGGCCACAGAATATGGCATCAGAATTTTCGAAAACAGCCAGGTTTTGAATGTGGAGTATGGCCCAAGGGTTACCGTGCGCACAGCAATGGGGTCAGTTCGGGCCAATAAAATGCTGTGGGCATGTGATTCATTCTTAAATGGGCTTGAACCCACTATTTACAGAAAAACGATCAATACCTACGCTTTTCAGCTAATGACAGAAGAACTGTCAGATGAGCTTATCGAAAGGATCAGTCCGATTCGTGGAGCGTACAGCAATATCAGCCCTATCATCGACTACTATCGTGTGACTAAAGAAAATCGCCTGTTATATGGTAGTGCGACACAGTTTATTGAGTATATACCTTCCGATTTAAAAGAATGGAATCGCAAAATTATGCTGAAAACCTTCCCTTATCTGAAAGATATAAAGATAGATCTGGCATGGGGCGGACCAATGGCTTGCAGTGCTAACCTATTCCCACAAATTGGCTCTCTGCCTGACCATAAGAATGTGTTCTATGTTCAGGGATATTCGGGTTTTGGTGTGACACCGAGCCACATTATCTGCAAGGTTTTGGCTGAAGGTATGAGCGAAGGATCTGATCGTTACTCGTTGTTAAGTTCGATTCCGCATCTCAATGTTATCGGGAAAGATGAATTGAGAAATGTCCTTTTATCTGCCGGCAAGATTTGGCACCAGGTTTCAGGTTATTGGACGGGACGTCGTTAATTTTATCGCTGTTTAACGTTTTTCTTTTCTTCATTTTTGAACAGTACGGTTTGAACGGTAATGTTTAAACGGTAAAAACTGAAAGGTAAAAGTCATGATAAAACCATTGATGTTAGATAAAGCACTTCCTGAATTAATGCCCATCGGCAGTGTCACCAATCTTGGTTCTGTTGTAGTGGAAGGTGACCCACAGGCGAGTGGAGCTATGATCCACGGAGAACCAACGGATAATTTGACTTGCGGCATTTTTGCCTGCACTAAAGGTAAATTCAAAATGACTTATCCCTTTGATGAAATGGCAACAGTGCATGAGGGATCAGTGAAATTGACTGATATCAAAACAGGTGTGACGGTTGAATACCACAAAGGTGACTCGTGGTTTACGGCGAAAGGCACTGAAGTATTATGGGATATCACGGGTGAGCGCTTCGTCAAACATTATATGGCCTGTATAAATGGGCAAATATCTGGCTAGACAGAGGAAAAGATAATGAGTGAAATTAATTTGCTGGGATCCGTTACGGCTTTTCTGCAACGTACTCACGGTCATTATATTAATGGAGTCTCTGTTCCTGGTCAGGGAAATGAAACTTTCTCTGTCGTTAATCCTGCTTCCGGTGAAACCATCGCTACGGTCAATCAGGGAGAAGAAGCTGATATTAATCAGGCAATGCAGGCGGCGTCAGACGCTTTTCATGGTGCATGGGCACGAACTTCCCCTCTGGAACGGGGAAACTGCCTGAACCGACTGGCGGATTTGCTGCAAGAAAATGGTGAGGAGTTGGCTCAGCTGGAAAGTTTATGTTCCGGTAAACCCATTCAGTTATCCCGTATGCTGGAAGTCGGAGCATCTGCTGACTATCTGCGTTATTTTGCCGGATGGTCGAGCAAAATCAGTGGCGAAACCCTGAATGTTTCATTGCCATCATTGAAAGGGGAGAAATATACCGCTTTTACCCGTCGTGAACCCATTGGCGTGGTTGTTGGGATTATTCCGTGGAATTTTTCCATAATGATTGCTATCTGGAAGCTGGGGGCAGCGCTGGCCAGTGGTTGTACGATAGTGCTCAAGCCCAGTGAATATACTCCCTTAATCATACTTCGTGTCGCTGAACTGGCAAAAGAAGCGGGTATTCCTGATGGTGTCATCAATATCATCAATGGCTCCGGTTCTCGTGTTGGATCAGCGCTGATAAGCCATCCTCAATGTTCTAAAGTTACTTTTACAGGCTCTGTTCCAACAGGCATGATCGTGGGTAAATCTGCTTTGGAGCAAGGATTGAAGCATACAACGTTGGAGCTTGGGGGCAAAAATGCAGCCGCTTTTCTGTCAGATATGACGGTTGAAAAAATTGTTGATGGTATTTTGGAAGCGGGATATGTCTATCAGGGGCAAATCTGTGCGGCTGCGGAACGTTTCTATATTCCATCAATTCACATGGATGCGGTATTGGAATTATTGTCTGAGCGCTTGTCCGCCATGAAAATAGGCTCTCCTCTTGATGAATCAACAGAAATGGGGCCATTGGCGAATAAGCAGCATTACGAAAAAATCCTCTCCTTGTTTGAACAAGCACGTCAGGATGGCTGTGAAATTGTCTATGGCGGCTATGCGTTGGAGGGAGCGGGATTTTTTGTCGCCCCCACCATTGTCAGGGCCAATAGTCCTGAAGACACATTAATGAAAGAAGAGACATTCGGGCCGATTGGCACTTTTCTCAGTTACGATGATGAGGAAGAACTGATTGGCATGATGAATTCGACTCCATTTGGTTTGTCTGCCAGTTTATGGACAAATGATCTCAGTAAAGCGATGCGTATGATCCCTCGTATTGAGTCCGGGATTCTGTGGATCAATATGCATACATACTTAGATCCATCAGTTCCATTTGGCGGTATGAAATCTTCCGGCATTGGCCGTGAATTCGGCAGTGCATTTATTGAACATTATACAGAGCTGAAGTCAGTGATGATGCGTTATTGATGAAATAGCACGCTATATAGGCAAAGCGCTATTGATGGAGCGCTTTGTTTTATTGTCTCTTCGCAAAACATGTCTTGTCATAAGAATGTCGTCATTGGTTCAAATAACGGTCATGTGACATATCTATAAACCAGGCAATTCAACATGATGATTTTTAGTTCTCTTTATCTGCACTGATATCAGTGGGTAACAGATAGGAAATCGCTGTCAGCCATTAAATATGAGGATCAGAAAATTCCCTTGTTGGGTTTATTTCATAGCGGGAATATGGATGTGGCAGTGGAAGAAAAAAAGGGGAAAAATACAAGGAAAATGAAACAGTGGTGCGAAGGGGGGGACTTGAACCCCCACGTCCGTAAGGACACTAACACCTGAAGCTAGCGCGTCTACCAATTCCGCCACCCTCGCAGGTACTGCCATTTATCCAATTTGTTTAACTGCTCGTTATCTGATTTGGTGCGAAGGGGGGGACTTGAACCCCCACGTCCGTAAGAACACTAACACCTGAAGCTAGCGCGTCTACCAATTCCGCCACCCTCGCATATATCAGACACTATCACTTAAACAGATAGCATGGGGGCGCATTCTAGAGATTTTATGGCTGGCGTCAATCATTATTTAGTGAGAAAAAGAGTGATTGGCGTAAAAACCGACATGTTTATTTTATGATGTTATGGAGAGATTGCCTGCTCATTAAATCAGAGCAGGCAAATAGAGTGCTTAACGGTATCGCACTGAATGGCTGAATTATCTCTTTGTTGCCTGATACACTTTGAATTTACCTGTCTGGGCAAGCACTTCATGGTTGCCAAAGGCTTTATCCAGCAAGTCAGGGTAAGGCAGGAAAGAGTTTGCAACGATCCGCAACTTCCCCCCGGATTTCAGATAATTCGGTGCCATGCGGATCATATCGTCAGCGGCAGTCAGGTTAGTTTTCAAACCATCATGGAACGGAGGATTGGAAACAATCCAGTTGAATTTCTCTTCAATGGCAGAATACACATTACTGGTGACAACACTACCTTCCAGCTTATTGGCTTTCAGTGTTGCTTTACTGGATGTGATTGCAGCCGCATTAACATCGCTCAGTGTCAGCGCTAAATCAGGATTTTTCTTACCCAGCACCGTTGCCAGTACGCCTGAACCACAGGCAATATCCAATAGGCTGCCAGAAATTGGCGCATCAAAAGTTGAAAGCAGTAAGCGGCTACCAACATCTAAATCATCCTGGCTGAACACACCGGGCAGCGTATTGACGGTGACATCACCGATTTGATAGCTGTTCCACCAGTTGTTTTGATCAAACTGAACCTGATTTTTCAGTTGACCATAAAACAAACTGCAACGGCGGGCGGTGTCAATTTTGCGGAAAGTCGCAATGCCTTCCATGAGCTTATCAACGCTGCGTACACCGCTACGGTTTTCACCCACAATAAAAATATCGGTACCGGAAGGCAGAATAGAAAACAGATTGCGTAACTGGAAACGTGCTTCTTGCTTGCTTTTTGGCCAGTAATAAATCAGCGTATCACATCCTTTGATAAACGGGCTGTCTGCCAGAAGGCCAAATTGAGCATTGTCACCGAGTTGGCGGATCAGGGATTGCCAGTGGTGATATTGGTTAGTATGCACTCGCACACTTGCAGCTTCGATTTCCGTTGCCAGATTATCCTGAAGATCACCGGCAAAGAGCAGATGATGAGAATGGAATTGCTCATGATGGCGCAGGATAACTTCACTGGCCGGGGTTAATACTGACATCTATGTATAGCTCCTTATAAATCTTATCAAATATAAATATCCGTGGGTGTAACACCAATTGGCGCGGAGATAAGCCCTCTGATAGTATGTTACCTGTTATTTTTTTATGGCAGATGGAATAAAACACGATGACGAAGCGTGACAGATTACTCTCCCGATTGGGGATCACCCAATGGGTTTTGCGCAACCCAATGGTTTTGCAAGGTGAATTATCTGTCCTCATCCCTGATTCAACCCGTCTATTGATCATTACCCATGATCATATCGACTTAAGTCATTCATTGTTTGATGATATTTTTACCGCTATGGGGATTGATGCCTCACGGGTATATTGCATCACGACAAAAGATGTTGAGCTACTTTCGGAATCAATCCATTGCCCATGCTGGCTGTTGGGGGTTGATATTACCGTATCAATACAAGGGATTTCTTTGAGAAGCCCGGCATTAAATGACTTATTTCTTGATGGGAACGCAAAACGCGCTCTTTGGCAACAAATTTACCATTATGAAGAACATTTCTCTATTAACTCCCGTTGATCTTCCTTTAGCATTTCAAATAGAACAGGCCAGTCATGCGTTTCCCTGGAGTGACAAAACATTTTACTCCAACCAGGGAGAACGCTATCTCAACTATAAAATTACGTTGAATGACCGGATTGTTGGTTTTGCGATAACGCAATATGTCATGGATGAAGCCACACTATTTAATATAGCCATTCATCCTGAACATCAATCAAGAGGATATGGCAGGGAATTGTTGACTCATCTCATCAATATATTGCCTGAAAAGCAAATAAACACGTTGTGGCTTGAAGTACGGCGTTCCAATCAGTCCGCTATCCGTTTATATGAAGATGTGGGTTTCAACGAAGTCTCTATCCGCAAGAATTATTACCCGACTGCGGCAGGAAAGGAAGATGCCATTATTATGGCGTTACCGTTGTTTGGTGGGGATTGGTAGGAACTAATTGTGTTTTTTGATTGATTTTTGTACGAAACTGGTTCAAGATCAGGCTTCCAGTGTCAGAAAATATATGACTTTTTCTGTTAAATAGAACTCTCCAATAGTTCTTTTGCAGTTCTTCTGCATAGGGGGAAAATCATGACAATTTCACAATCAATAAAGCAGCGTATTTACGGCTATCAATCAGGCGAGTTATTTACAAGCGAATCTTTTTTGACTTTGGGCTCCCGTACAGCGATTGATAAGACACTTTCGCGTTTGGTTGAGAAGAAAGAAATTGAACGTATTGCACGGGGTGTTTTTACCAAGCCAAAAGTCAATCGATTTATCGGAAAAGTGTTGTAGTAGTACATTAAATCCGGACACCTCAAAAGCCTGTTAATGTTATTAACATGACAATGAGGTATGACAATGAAATTGAAACCGACCAAACGCCACGATTCCGTTGA
This genomic interval carries:
- the sugE gene encoding quaternary ammonium compound efflux SMR transporter SugE — protein: MSWLILLIAGLLEVVWAVGLKYTQGFSRLMPSVITIIAMAASVGLLAYAMKNLPTGTAYAVWTGIGAVGTAIFGIMVLGESANFARVLSLGLIVLGIIGLKLAS
- a CDS encoding aldehyde dehydrogenase family protein, which produces MSEINLLGSVTAFLQRTHGHYINGVSVPGQGNETFSVVNPASGETIATVNQGEEADINQAMQAASDAFHGAWARTSPLERGNCLNRLADLLQENGEELAQLESLCSGKPIQLSRMLEVGASADYLRYFAGWSSKISGETLNVSLPSLKGEKYTAFTRREPIGVVVGIIPWNFSIMIAIWKLGAALASGCTIVLKPSEYTPLIILRVAELAKEAGIPDGVINIINGSGSRVGSALISHPQCSKVTFTGSVPTGMIVGKSALEQGLKHTTLELGGKNAAAFLSDMTVEKIVDGILEAGYVYQGQICAAAERFYIPSIHMDAVLELLSERLSAMKIGSPLDESTEMGPLANKQHYEKILSLFEQARQDGCEIVYGGYALEGAGFFVAPTIVRANSPEDTLMKEETFGPIGTFLSYDDEEELIGMMNSTPFGLSASLWTNDLSKAMRMIPRIESGILWINMHTYLDPSVPFGGMKSSGIGREFGSAFIEHYTELKSVMMRY
- a CDS encoding nucleoside hydrolase, whose translation is MLPKKIILDCDPGHDDAIALLLAHGDPNIELLAVTTVVGNQTLDKVTRNALCIAHIANIHNVPFAAGCHRPLVREIKTAPDIHGESGLDGPILPEPAIKLDARHAVDLIIDIIMENPPKTVTLVPTAGLTNIAMAARKAPYIVERVKEIVLMGGGYHKGNRSAVAEFNIVIDPEAAHIVFNEKWPLTMVGLDLTHQAQAAPDIIEAISQIKTRPAQFVLDALKFYGDRYREHQGFGYPPVHDPCAVAYVIDPTVMTTRKAPIDIELTGALTTGMTVVDFRMPPPEDCHTQVAVTLDHARFWQLIINALKNMGETAS
- a CDS encoding DUF4156 domain-containing protein, whose protein sequence is MRIKIWLGASVLLLAGCTTNHQLTSAGANVRFVESQPGSECQRLGEVVGTQSNWLNGVSNESSSMRSAANDLRNKAAEIGGNVIYGVNSPSENLLGSFVPLDSKMIGQVYKCP
- a CDS encoding NAD(P)/FAD-dependent oxidoreductase; the protein is MNNQIDSLTYYAATKKYDLRFPMLTEDLDVDVVIIGGGFSGINTALELAEKGITNIAILEGRTLGYGGTGRNGGQVMTGIGHNIEKIKRHIGEKGLETVFKISSLGAGIIRDRIAKYDIKADFCRGYAYLGWNQRHEKTLQGWLKEFCSALPDEEIELYTGADVKKVIGSDRYTSALKHMGGGHVHSLNLLLGEAKAATEYGIRIFENSQVLNVEYGPRVTVRTAMGSVRANKMLWACDSFLNGLEPTIYRKTINTYAFQLMTEELSDELIERISPIRGAYSNISPIIDYYRVTKENRLLYGSATQFIEYIPSDLKEWNRKIMLKTFPYLKDIKIDLAWGGPMACSANLFPQIGSLPDHKNVFYVQGYSGFGVTPSHIICKVLAEGMSEGSDRYSLLSSIPHLNVIGKDELRNVLLSAGKIWHQVSGYWTGRR
- a CDS encoding helix-turn-helix domain-containing protein — protein: MEKQDWHSADIIAELKKRGTTLSEVSRAAGLASSTLANALQRHWPKGERLIATALELTPEDIWPSRYEGK
- the efp gene encoding elongation factor P; its protein translation is MATYSTNEFRSGLKIMLDGEPCAILDSEFVKPGKGQAFARVRIRKLISGKLLEKTFKSTDSVESADVMDMNLTYLYNDGEFWHFMNNETFEQLAADEKAVGENAKWLIDQAECILTLWNGRPIAVMPPNFVELEVVETDPGLKGDTAGTGGKPATLSTGAVVKVPLFVQIGEVIKVDTRSNEYVSRVK
- a CDS encoding cupin domain-containing protein encodes the protein MIKPLMLDKALPELMPIGSVTNLGSVVVEGDPQASGAMIHGEPTDNLTCGIFACTKGKFKMTYPFDEMATVHEGSVKLTDIKTGVTVEYHKGDSWFTAKGTEVLWDITGERFVKHYMACINGQISG
- the epmB gene encoding EF-P beta-lysylation protein EpmB, whose product is MAHIITHIPPVREVWLKQLADVITDPDELLHLLSLNTHSILKEGHGAKRLFPLRVPRSFAARMKKGDPRDPLLLQVLTAREEFAVTPDFSTDPLDEQRSVVPGLLHKYRNRALLLVKGGCAVNCRYCFRRHFPYEDNKGNKNNWQLALDYIGQHPEIDEIIFSGGDPLMAKDHELDWLISRIESIPHVKRLRIHTRLPVVIPERITLALCNRLAQSHLQVIMVTHINHANEIDNEFRGSMTRLKQAGVTLLNQSVFLRDINDNAETLADLSNVLFDTGILPYYIHVLDKVQGAAHFLVNDEEAKIIMRELLSKVSGYLVPRLTREIGGEPSKTPLDLGLKQS
- a CDS encoding helix-turn-helix domain-containing protein, which produces MSQEAFADKCGLDRTYVSGIERGVRNPTLEIIYVIANGLQIELNELFDFETISPPL